The genomic stretch CTTGCGAATAACaatccatcaacctcgccttAACATTCTCTAGTGAGGTCTTATTTCGCGACAACACGACATGCCTAACTATTCCCATGAATAATATCCCCATGAtattgccgtcttttttggtcacgcaactccctaatctggagggtgccgTCCCTTTATGTTCCcactgattgccccttcaaggaggttaatcctaacatgcatgttggtctcctcccatccggttattacgacagtcagttgttttcgtgacttgttatcccttcgccgatatggctcatggttacgaagtcacaccctatgTGGGGTTTCTTTGGGACCGAGTGCTTTGTATCCAGGACTTTCTATACAGACATGgtcggtaacgctccagacgtctcaggcacccgcagctcaactaAATACGTCAGCGCCCTGGTCATACTCCgcaccccttaccgaaggccatcataaaagggaccctcagcggataggtcttatcattgcccctagcttatgtatctgagagttgttcacgacgTGCGTTAGGACTTTTCCTCTTACACTTTAGttcgaactagggtgcacgccgtgGATTCCCAGCCTTCATACGCGAAGGGTTTAAGGTTTCTCTAACACCATTTCGTGGATCTTATTTTCCTGCAAATGCGAGGTCTTACTTTCCTGTTGTGAGGTCTCATTTTTCCTTGCTGGACTTGATTTACTTCATTTCTTATTTGTCTTTGATTTCATTCCTTTTTCTGCTTTATTCGTGAAACTTGAAGTTGTATTGTACTTCGTGTAGCATCTAAGTGAGCCGCTCCAGTGGGTCAGAGTTAGTGTGTTCGCTGGGTTGGAGCTGATTTATCTCTTCGTCGATGACTTATCACATCGGCGGCTTTGCGCGTTTCCTCGTTGGTACTGCAATCATCCTTTCCTCCTTTTCGTCGATGATTTATCACATGGACGGCTTtgcatgtcttctttttggaatttCAATCATCCTTTCCTCCAGGAGTAGCTGAATGTTTCCGTCGTCTTGCAAATTTGTCATTTGCTAATGATATTCCGACGAAGCAAGCTTTGCTTTGTTATATTCTGCTCCTGACGAAGTGCACCTTCCTTCACTTTTCGTTTGCTCGTTAACTGTCTTACCTCGCTGGAAGCTTTGTCGAAGTAATCTTCTTCAATATCTCTTCTTCTCTAACAGATCCTCGCCGGAACTGCCCACAATGCTTTGAGAAGCTCAGTTTTGGGTCTTCACGTTTCCCTTCATCCTCACATCTTTTTCCTTCTTTATATCTTCGTCCTTGATCCTCACATCTTTTTCCTTCTTTCCTCAGAttcctttcttcttcattcttccttCGTCGCATCCTTCTTTGTCCTTTTATTCGtttccattatcttcgtatgtatTGTCCCTTTAACGTAAGTTTCTTCTTCCCAGTGAAACCGTTCTTGCTCCCGAATCCGTACCTCCTCGCGAATCGCTAGTCGCTCTCTCTTCATCAAGTTTGTGGTTTTGCAGCGTCGGCGTGTCGTCTTGTCTCGCCAATCTAACGTGTTGTCCCACGAGATCTCGTTCTTGTTCTCTTTCTTGACGAAGCGTCTCTCTATTCCAATATCACGTCGTCTTCATCGACATACTTTTCTATCTCCCCGTGAGTTGATTCCATCGTCTTCATCAACATTCTCTTTCACCTCCACGTGAGTTGATTCCGTCGTCCTTATCGACATTCTCTCCCATCTCTTCGTGAGTTGATTCCGTCGTCCTTATCGAGATTCTCTTCCATCTCTTTCATGGGTTGTTTCCGTCGTCCTTATCGACATTCTCTTTCATCTCTTTCGTGGGTTGTTTCCGTCGTCTTCCCTTGTATTTCTCTGGAACTGAACCGgttttgttttgtgaatcgattGCTTTCGCCCCTTTCCGTCGTCTTCCCTTCCATCATCTTCTCTCTTTCAGGTTGGTTTTAGCTTCGCTAGAACTAACGAAGTTGCAGGGGTGATTGCCTCGTCCCTTCCTTTGTGAGTTCCTCATCTGCACCCTAATACTCCGCAGCTCATGTAAGATTTCACGATCTAAAATCCTTCCCCTTACTTTGTCTATGCTTTTATCCTCACGCCTCCTTCCGTCTTCGTATCTTAATATTTGATTTTCATATCTCGCCTCTACTAGTAATCTCCTCAGATCTCTCTCCCGATCATAGCCTTCTTACAGCCTCCTCTGTGTTCTTTCTTCTTTATCTCGTTCGTCTTCTTCCTCGTGATTTTCATAAGGGTCATATCTTCGATGTAAGATCCTCCTTAGACACGAGATGGTTATCGCTTCCAAACTCGTATCTCCTTCTTGCAAGTTTCCAATCACTATCTTATTGTCGCGTTCGTAATCTTGTTGTGTCGCCTGACCTCCTTGCTTTTCCGTTCCAGCCTGCTTCTCAGGTTCATATATTACTCGTCTTTCCCCCGACGGGTTGCCTCACTCGGTTCTTTTAGCGTCATGCTCTCGTCAACAACATCCCTTCCCATTTATTCTCGGATCGCTCCCTTTTTCGTGATAGCCCCAACTTTCATGATTTGGAGAGGTTCCTTCATGAGTTCAGTATCTTCACTCGTCTTACCTTTTCGCCGACTTGCGGTGCTTTCCCCATCTGCAACTGATTCCTTCTCTTTCATTCTTCTCTTCGTACTTCCAACCGCTTGCTCATTCTTACCACCGTTAGAGGTTTCGCTCGCCCTGCTCTTCCTGCCATCATTTGACCCTTATTTAGTATTTACCAACCAATTATCCGCCTGGCGTTTCACCGATATTCTCTTTCAGATCTCAGATCCTGGACGTGAGCAAACTGCAAAATCTATGAAACTCCACTGTGTACAACAACTCGCCTAGATATTAAGCTATCACGACTTTGAAACGACTTCAGCTTTTCTCaactcttagatgaggataaATCCTCAATCTAAGTCCCTGTTTatggacgccaaaatgtaactactgaaaatccagtagcacacccaaaTAAGAAACTGAACAGATCTAAGACATGGTAAGAGTTTTGGAtcagaaattctttattgattaaccacTCCAAATAGTGaaaaatacaagttcttgaatacaaggaaaccctGATTTCTCCCTCTAAGCAAAGCTCTCCCCTATCCCCAGAATCCGACCTTTTGTACATTGCTCAAGGAcccatatttatagaccaatcgaCCCTAATGGTGTACAGCTCATTTTACTTCGTCTGGATCTCGTGgagatgctttatacttcgcccagatcattttccataaagttttcccctTTCTTTCGCTGACATCTTTGGGTGTTTGTCGGGAAAACTGTCTCTTTTCTTGATCCATAATTTACTGACTTCGCCAATTATCTTTTCAGGCAAGTAACCTTATTTCGCCAACCTTTATTTCGTGGTTGGTGTCTTGTTGGTTACTCCAATTCGATTCGTTTGTGTTTTAGATTTCTTATGCGAGATACTTCGTTTTAGGATGCTTCCTCTTCGTGCTTCGTGTTCTTATTTGGTGGTGAGGTAATTCTGAAATTTGATTTGCAAGTCACTGACAGGGATCTGTGAGTGAGATTCTTCAGTCCTATTTCGTGCCTTCCTGTGCGGCCACGTGGCGAGCCTATTTTGTGTACCTACATTTTCTATCAAAGTACCGCATGTCGAATATGGTATTTTGGTATCTACAATAATCATGCGATTTAAAAGTGATACTACTTCGGCTTGGAACAGTTCATAAATAGTTTTGACTAATTctcttcaaaaatatatgaaacgAGAACAAAACAAAACGGAAGTTGATTTAATGTAATACAATATTCTATTATTCTTAACTGAATAATGATAGAAGAAACAAGTGAAGTGGAATCTGGATGATTTAGTTGCACATCATTCTTAGGAATGCCCCATTAGTAGTATGTCTCCCAGTGTAATGGTTTCAAAGGGCTTCCCAAAAGATGGCCTACTCCGAGCTGATACTGAGAGCTCGACCGATGCTTCTTGCATAGTTGGTCGAGTACATGGATCGCCTCTTATGCATGAGAATCCAACCTTCATGAAGTACATTATTTCTGTTTTTGCAACACCCGTTGGTGCTCCAATGCATGGGTCTAAAATGTCTTGCAACCTCATGTTTTGCCCCACAGTACTTGAAGTCGGAGACGAACACGATGATTGAACAAGAATATGAGAGAGTAGCATGACGATTTCAGATGGATGCCTCCCCATTAGCACTTCTAACAGGACAATACCAAAGCTATAAACATCACATTTTTCTGTTACCTTCATTGTGTATGCGAGCTCTGCCACAATATGCATTATCAATAACAGGAAAATAGAAAAATTTATTTACTAAATAGGAAGTATACTAAAAAAAGGTTACAGAAATATGTATTAGATTTTCAATGCGAATTGCAAGTACCTGGAGCAACATATCCATCTGTTCCAGCTAGTGAAGTCCAATTGGATGAATCTGGCTTCAACATCCTAGCAGTACCAAAATCAGAAACTCGAGCTTCGTACTCAGCATCCAACAAAACATTGTTACTAGATATGTCCCTATGAACTAGCGCTGGTACGCAATCATGGTGCATGTACGCAATAGCATTAGCTGTTCCCTTGATGAACCTTATCCTCTTTAGCCAATCAAACTTCACTGCTTGTTCCCCGTCACATAAAATCATTTTCAAACTTCCCCTCTCTACAAACTCGTAAACCAAAAATGAGATTTTTCGTTCTGGATTAGAACAGAACCCGAAGAGCTTCACGATGTTCCGATGCCGAATTTCCGTCAATGCATGAACTTCACTTTCAAAAGATTTTAAATTAACCATTTCCGAATCTTCGTCTGATGAGTGCAGTTTCTTCACAGCAACGATCTGGCGTGTTGGTAGCTCTGCTTTGTAAACACTACCATACCCTCCCGTTCCAATGCAGTATTTGGTGTCAAAATCTTCCGTTGCTTCAATTATATCTTCAAAGGctagtttcccatcaaaattCCATATTGAGAATAAATTCTTCCTGGTATCCTGGGCTTTAGTTTGATCCACCTGCTTGCCATTTCTACCTAATCTTTTTCGAAAGCCGAAAAGAATAGCGAGAACTACGAACAAAAGAAACAACGAACCAAACAGAGGAACTAGGACCATCACCACCAGTTTAGCTTTTGCCATTTTTCTTGTATTTGTAACCAAGGAATGACATGGTGGAAGAGCTCCAGAGTGACTGCCACATAAGCCTTTGTTGTTCTTCAGTGCATCGAAAGGAGCATCCTCAAAGGCCTTGATGTTTGGAATGGGACCAGTCAATTCATTATAAGAAATATCAACGGTGGTCAAGCTAACCATTTTATCAAATGAAGGTGGGATTAAACCAGAAAGCTTATTATGAGACAAATTCAAGCTTTCCAGTTTGTTCAAATTCCCCAGATCAGACGGTATCTTTCCGGTTAGCTCATTTTGACTAAGATCCAACAAGAGTGACAACGAACTTAAGGTTCCAATCTGAGATGGAATACTTTCATTAAAACTGTTCCTACTCAAGTTCAAAAAGAATAAGTTTGAACAATCTCCAAGTTGTGTGGGGATCGGTCCGGTAAGCTTATTGTCTGATAAGTCGAGACGCTCCAAGTTGGATACCATTCCATTTGTCGAATTACATAAAGAAGTAGGGATTGAACCAACTAGATTATTTGCATACAACCTTAAGTCAAGAAGAGACCTCAGCCTCCCTAATTCTTGAGGAATGCTACCAGAAAGTTGATTCCCGACAAGGATAAGTCTGTTTAGTTTGCTCAAGTTACATATAGAGTTGGGGATCGGGCCAACGAGGTTGTTATAATGCAATACGAAGTCAGTAAGAGATTTCAGCCTTCCAATTTCTTGAGGGATGCTACCAGAAAGTTGATTT from Papaver somniferum cultivar HN1 unplaced genomic scaffold, ASM357369v1 unplaced-scaffold_131, whole genome shotgun sequence encodes the following:
- the LOC113332420 gene encoding probable leucine-rich repeat receptor-like protein kinase At1g35710, producing MLKSLAKLALSTNNLVGAIPNSICNLSNLNILYLERNQLSGTIPEEIGMLKSLTSLTFASNNLTGLIPTSISNLSSLNILYLHENQLSGTVPQEIGSLRSITNISLYRNKLTGSIPISLCNSTNLSELLLFQNYLSGTIPQDIGRLRSLNVLQLSKNSLSGPIPTSVCNLSNVYLFFAYENQLSGSIPQEIGRLKSLTDFVLHYNNLVGPIPNSICNLSKLNRLILVGNQLSGSIPQELGRLRSLLDLRLYANNLVGSIPTSLCNSTNGMVSNLERLDLSDNKLTGPIPTQLGDCSNLFFLNLSRNSFNESIPSQIGTLSSLSLLLDLSQNELTGKIPSDLGNLNKLESLNLSHNKLSGLIPPSFDKMVSLTTVDISYNELTGPIPNIKAFEDAPFDALKNNKGLCGSHSGALPPCHSLVTNTRKMAKAKLVVMVLVPLFGSLFLLFVVLAILFGFRKRLGRNGKQVDQTKAQDTRKNLFSIWNFDGKLAFEDIIEATEDFDTKYCIGTGGYGSVYKAELPTRQIVAVKKLHSSDEDSEMVNLKSFESEVHALTEIRHRNIVKLFGFCSNPERKISFLVYEFVERGSLKMILCDGEQAVKFDWLKRIRFIKGTANAIAYMHHDCVPALVHRDISSNNVLLDAEYEARVSDFGTARMLKPDSSNWTSLAGTDGYVAPELAYTMKVTEKCDVYSFGIVLLEVLMGRHPSEIVMLLSHILVQSSCSSPTSSTVGQNMRLQDILDPCIGAPTGVAKTEIMYFMKVGFSCIRGDPCTRPTMQEASVELSVSARSRPSFGKPFETITLGDILLMGHS